The following coding sequences lie in one Syngnathus scovelli strain Florida chromosome 1, RoL_Ssco_1.2, whole genome shotgun sequence genomic window:
- the reep2 gene encoding receptor expression-enhancing protein 2, with product MVSWMISRMVVLAFGTLYPAYASYKAVKTKNVKEYVKWMMYWIVFALFSTAETATDLFLSWFPFYFELKIAFVIWLLSPYTKGSSVLYRKFVHPTLSNKEKEIDDYIAQAKDRSYETMMRFGKRGLNLAANAAVTAATKGQGVLSDKLRSFSMQDLTLINTEDELSLRSSDGRMRRDSVDDMSSGASTLPRAKSTAARQTRSMTATSLADEISSQHSSDQSDARTEHSDEDGGEKAPKRITTTKTTKKPATKTETQSKTVKKVPKKKTTSSAETPP from the exons ATGGTGTCGTGGATGATTTCGAGGATGGTTGT CCTCGCCTTTGGGACGCTCTACCCAGCGTACGCGTCATACAAGGCTGTCAAAACGAAGAATGTGAAGGAATAT GTGAAGTGGATGATGTACTGGATAGTATTTGCCTTGTTCTCCACTGCGGAGACAGCCACAGACTTGTTTCTATCATG GTTTCCTTTTTACTTTGAGCTGAAGATCGCCTTTGTGATCTGGCTTTTGTCCCCATACACCAAGGGCTCCAGTGTTCTCTATCGCAAGTTTGTCCACCCAACCTTGTCCAACAAGGAGAAG GAGATAGATGACTACATTGCACAGGCCAAAGACAGGAGTTATGAGACCATGATGAGGTTTGGAAAGAGGGGTCTCAACTTGGCTGCTAATGCTGCAGTCACTGCAGCCACCAAG GGACAGGGTGTGCTGTCAGACAAGCTGCGCAGTTTTAGCATGCAGGACCTGACACTCATCAACACGGAGGATGAGCTGTCTTTGCGCTCGTCAGATGGCCGCATGAGGCGAGACTCAGTGGATGACATGAGCTCAGGGGCCAGCACACTGCCCCGAGCCAAGAGCACCGCTGCGCGACAGA CTCGTTCTATGACTGCCACGTCCCTTGCCGACGAGATATCATCCCAGCACAGCTCAGACCAGTCAGATGCAAGAACTGAACACTCTGATGAGGATGGGGGAGAAAAGGCCCCCAAACGGATcaccactacaaagacaactaaGAAACCTGCTACAAAGACGGAG ACACAAAGCAAGACAGTGAAGAAGGTACCAAAGAAAAAGACCACATCCAGTGCAGAGACCCCTCCGTGA